The following coding sequences are from one Equus przewalskii isolate Varuska chromosome 23, EquPr2, whole genome shotgun sequence window:
- the RD3 gene encoding protein RD3, with product MSLIPWLRWNEAPPRLSSRSPAEMVLETLMMELAGQMREAERQQRERSNAVRKICTGVDYSWLASAPRPAYDLSPGERLQLEGVCAKIHPSYCGPAILRFRQLMAELEPEVQEVARLFRSVLQEVLERMKQEEEAHKLTRQWSLRPRGSLGTFKTRARISPFASDIRTISEDVERDTPPPPRAWSMPEFRAPKED from the exons ATGTCCCTCATCCCATGGCTCCGATGGAATGAGGCCCCCCCACGGCTGTCGTCCCGGAGCCCGGCGGAGATGGTGCTGGAGACCCTCATGATGGAGCTGGCGGGGCAGATGCGGGAGGCTGAGCGGCAGCAGCGGGAGCGCAGCAATGCGGTCAGAAAGATCTGCACCGGGGTGGACTACAGCTGGCTGGCCAGTGCGCCCCGGCCCGCCTACGACCTCAGCCCTGGGGAGCGGCTGCAGCTAGAGGGTGTCTGCGCCAAGATCCACCCATCCTACTGTGGGCCGGCCATCCTCAG GTTCCGGCAACTGATGGCGGAGCTCGAGCCCGAGGTGCAGGAGGTGGCCCGGCTCTTCCGCTCGGTGCTGCAGGAAGTCCTGGAGAGgatgaagcaggaggaggaggcccaCAAGTTGACGCGGCAGTGGAGCCTGCGGCCCCGCGGCAGCCTGGGCACCTTCAAGACGCGCGCGCGCATCTCCCCTTTCGCCAGTGACATCCGGACCATCTCGGAGGACGTGGAGCGGGAcacgccgccgccgccccgggcCTGGAGCATGCCCGAGTTCCGGGCGCCCAAAGAGGACTGA